The Bacillus sp. F19 DNA segment TCCAGCATGTCACTTAAGGAAAAAAGGCCTTGACGATTATCTGGCTGTAAAAGGAGGAGAGGCGTAATGCTTCAGCAAATGTACCCGCAAACACTCCACCCTTATTCTTATGAGCTGAACAAAGATATGCAGATATCTGCCGCTCACTACGTGCCGAATGAAGAAGCAGGCAAATGCCGCCGTATCCATGGTCATACGTATTTTATTAATGTAACGGTCGCGGGTGATGAGCTTGATCAATCAGGGTTCCTCATAAATTTTGCCCATATCAAGGAGCTCGTGCACGACCGCTTTGACCATACAATTCTTAATGAAAATGAATTGTTTGATGATCATGATCCAAAAAAATTTCCTACTACTGAAGTAGTGGCGCGCACGATTTATGAAATGATACAGCAGCATTTGGATACACTGGGGCACAAACCGAAATGTGTCGGTGTTTTTGTCCGCGAAACACCAACAAGCTACGTAATGTACCGCCCCAAGCAGGTGAAAAGTGGATGAAAAAGTTTCCCGTTTTAGAAATTTTCGGCCCGACCATTCAAGGAGAAGGAATGGTTATTGGTCAAAAAACGATGTTTGTCCGTACAGCAGGCTGTGACTATTCTTGCAGCTGGTGTGATTCTGCTTTCACTTGGGACGGATCCGCAAAAGATGACATTAGACAATTAACAGCGGAAGAAATTTGGTCAGAGCTGTTCGAACTTGGCGGAAGCCATTTTTCTCACGTGACAATTTCAGGCGGAAATCCTGCTTTACTT contains these protein-coding regions:
- the queD gene encoding 6-carboxytetrahydropterin synthase QueD — protein: MLQQMYPQTLHPYSYELNKDMQISAAHYVPNEEAGKCRRIHGHTYFINVTVAGDELDQSGFLINFAHIKELVHDRFDHTILNENELFDDHDPKKFPTTEVVARTIYEMIQQHLDTLGHKPKCVGVFVRETPTSYVMYRPKQVKSG